One Euphorbia lathyris chromosome 1, ddEupLath1.1, whole genome shotgun sequence DNA segment encodes these proteins:
- the LOC136207355 gene encoding uncharacterized protein: protein MYVTRPLSLYRKHPSALAAEPPEGPFTGYLVITDDEAEADDTYCFGACKRRRVKKLPFPQDKILNVVHSSDYQDTVIANKLWFLPVLDLPLSSNCYYVIKAKGRFKGQACICSGDMDMGLCCFKKVINDRKPKPLDPRNINQKFKIHRHYGHSFFAKSIAPYGHPPKLLRNRGWEVKTSRLSKCNFQISEALGLDASLRTQLPSFDFPISTKKSPSVLVGTWYCPFVFIRENARIREQMRRSMLYKMTLEQHWEEIYTWENVNNNENSMIVIVNANVEREVDYVFGREGRKDVKVNDGGFIWYRGGRGLNVGLSYAIVEKMKMVEEEGGWVDDVNERNVRIERRVHITSENGWRKLSCFVLVETFVLRRMDGTLVLKCDFRHTHQIKSKCE, encoded by the exons ATGTATGTGACAAGGCCTCTTTCCTTGTACAGAAAGCACCCTTCTGCACTTGCAGCAGAGCCACCTGAAGGTCCTTTTACTGGTTATTTAGTTATTACAGATGATGAAGCTGAAGCTGATGATACTTACTGTTTTGGAGCTTGTAAGAGGAGGAGGGTTAAGAAATTGCCTTTTCCTCAGGACAAGATCCTTAATGTTGTTCATTCATCGGATTATCAAGATACTGTTATTGCTAACAAACTTTGGTTTCTTCCTGTTCTTGATCTTCCTCTTTCCTCTAATTGCTACTATGTTATCAAAGCTAAAGGCAGATTCAAAGG GCAGGCATGCATATGTTCAGGAGATATGGACATGGGATTATGTTGCTTCAAGAAAGTAATAAACGACAGAAAACCCAAGCCTTTAGATCCAAGAAACATTAACCAAAAATTCAAGATTCATCGCCATTATGGACACAGTTTCTTTGCCAAGTCTATTGCTCCTTATGGTCATCCTCCTAAACTTCTAAGAAATAGAGGCTGGGAAGTTAAAACCTCAAGATTAAGCAAGTGCAATTTTCAAATAAGTGAAGCATTAGGTCTAGATGCCTCTCTTAGAACTCAACTACCAAGTTTTGACTTCCCAATTTCTACCAAGAAATCACCTTCTGTTCTTGTGGGAACATGGTATTGCCCCTTTGTGTTCATAAGAGAAAATGCAAGAATTAGGGAGCAAATGAGGAGATCAATGTTATACAAAATGACACTTGAGCAACATTGGGAGGAAATTTACACATGGGAAAATGTGAATAATAATGAGAATAGTATGATTGTAATTGTGAATGCTAATGTAGAGAGAGAAGTTGATTATGTGTTTGGAAGGGAAGGTAGGAAGGATGTGAAAGTTAATGATGGAGGGTTCATTTGGTATAGAGGAGGAAGAGGGTTAAATGTGGGATTAAGTTATGCAATAGTGGAGAAGATGAAAATGGTGGAAGAGGAAGGAGGTTGGGTTGATGATGTTAATGAAAGAAATGTAAGAATTGAAAGAAGGGTTCATATTACAAGTGAAAATGGATGGAGGAAACTTTCTTGTTTTGTGTTGGTTGAGACTTTTGTATTGAGAAGAATGGATGGAACTTTGGTCTTGAAATGTGATTTCAGGCATACTCATCAAATTAAATCTAAATGTGAATGA